In Chitinophagaceae bacterium, one DNA window encodes the following:
- a CDS encoding T9SS C-terminal target domain-containing protein has protein sequence MTITKKLIKMKKIILTTCVFFMSAMLLKAQSLSPTVISSLGGFSESGDYSLSFTAGEAVTETFSANEHILTQGFQQPMLVSVSVRENEMNENFSVNAYPNPTSDKVFIDINSDMGEDLYLQLYDILGQKIQHPMHISMQSGNYVHELDLTGLSSGMYMVELKNESGLLKEVIRIQKIR, from the coding sequence ATGACAATCACCAAAAAATTGATTAAAATGAAAAAAATAATATTAACAACATGTGTTTTCTTTATGAGTGCTATGCTTCTAAAGGCTCAGTCACTTAGCCCGACAGTAATCAGCTCATTAGGTGGTTTTTCTGAAAGCGGAGATTACAGCTTGAGTTTTACAGCCGGTGAAGCCGTGACAGAAACATTTTCTGCGAACGAGCATATACTTACTCAAGGGTTCCAGCAACCAATGCTTGTCTCTGTGAGTGTTCGGGAGAATGAAATGAATGAAAACTTCTCGGTAAATGCCTATCCTAACCCTACTTCTGATAAAGTCTTTATTGACATTAACAGTGATATGGGTGAAGATTTGTATTTGCAATTGTATGATATACTCGGACAAAAAATTCAGCACCCAATGCATATCAGTATGCAAAGTGGAAATTATGTACATGAATTAGACCTTACAGGATTGAGTTCAGGTATGTATATGGTAGAATTAAAGAATGAGTCGGGATTGCTAAAAGAAGTAATTAGAATTCAAAAAATACGTTAG